One segment of Oscillospiraceae bacterium MB08-C2-2 DNA contains the following:
- a CDS encoding peptidoglycan bridge formation glycyltransferase FemA/FemB family protein, translated as MEILNPRQYQEYEEFVSHHPRSEITQSTKWHKVKSNWDNAVVVSRDAQGKIIGGASVLIRKVSFPPTALLYCPRGPVCDPYDKEVLADLKKGFDLLAKKHRAYSFKMDPDILESDERFFSLVTGMGFTQFLGEGGFETIQARFNYRLYLDGRSEDEVFAALTQKTRYNIRVAMKHKVTAKPVGKEYLDDFVRLMQTTGERDGFTVRPRSYFEKMLDALGKNVRLYMAFYEGQPVSGAITSNYGGKTCYIYGASDNAHRNVMPNYLIQWEMIRWAIQTGCSVYDFQGVSGNLTEEDHLYGLYRFKKGFNGTLDALAGEFDYFYRPTMAKLVDKAIDLNETLRGLRRKLSK; from the coding sequence TCAGTCATCATCCCCGCAGTGAAATCACCCAATCCACCAAATGGCATAAAGTTAAATCCAATTGGGATAACGCCGTGGTGGTCTCACGGGATGCACAGGGTAAAATTATAGGCGGTGCTTCGGTGCTGATCCGCAAGGTATCTTTTCCGCCTACCGCTCTGCTTTATTGCCCCAGAGGCCCGGTCTGCGATCCTTATGACAAAGAGGTTCTTGCCGATCTAAAAAAGGGCTTTGACCTGTTGGCTAAAAAGCATAGAGCCTATAGTTTTAAAATGGATCCGGACATTCTGGAATCGGACGAGCGCTTTTTCTCGCTGGTTACCGGCATGGGCTTTACCCAGTTTCTGGGGGAGGGCGGCTTTGAGACCATTCAGGCACGTTTTAACTATCGCCTTTATTTAGATGGACGCAGTGAGGATGAGGTCTTTGCGGCTCTGACCCAAAAAACACGCTATAACATCCGGGTGGCTATGAAGCATAAGGTGACAGCCAAACCCGTAGGCAAGGAATATCTGGATGATTTTGTTCGCCTGATGCAGACCACCGGTGAGCGGGATGGCTTTACTGTGCGCCCTCGTTCCTATTTTGAAAAGATGCTGGATGCCTTGGGCAAGAATGTGCGGCTGTATATGGCTTTTTATGAGGGCCAGCCGGTTTCGGGAGCCATCACCAGCAATTATGGTGGCAAGACCTGCTATATTTACGGCGCATCGGATAACGCTCATCGGAATGTGATGCCCAATTATCTGATTCAGTGGGAAATGATTCGCTGGGCCATCCAGACCGGCTGTTCGGTATATGATTTTCAGGGGGTTTCTGGGAATCTCACTGAGGAAGATCACCTTTACGGCCTTTACCGCTTTAAAAAGGGCTTTAACGGCACATTGGATGCGCTGGCTGGGGAATTCGACTACTTCTACCGCCCCACCATGGCCAAGCTGGTGGATAAGGCCATTGACCTGAACGAGACCTTGCGGGGGCTGCGCCGCAAGCTTTCCAAGTGA